From a single Silene latifolia isolate original U9 population chromosome 6, ASM4854445v1, whole genome shotgun sequence genomic region:
- the LOC141587520 gene encoding uncharacterized protein LOC141587520: MDRTWMMDGKRGDPTYDASLAEFYEFVRKNVKDTSNMPCPCDMCLNIKYMSFSEVKIHLEKNNFNPKYRRWRFHGESTVIQRVEEEIDVQSRAIEIDWETLPMENGIGSLDHSDWDTYSCDMNSTDEFDDNELETILRDRISEDNVEEDNPDLDLVDKDDILGEDEDPDVTNLDDITRIVLEKLKDSEMPLYKNCKNYTKLSAVVKLYNLKAKNGWSDRSFIDLLELLKDMIPEDNVLPNRTYAAKKILRGIGMKYVKIHACPNDCILYRKEYENLSHCPVCNEWRYKKKEGIPVKVLWYFPIIPRLRRLFANKEDAKLLTWHNSTKANDGKLRHPADGLEWKHIDAKYPEFGKEPRNLRLALSTDGMNPYGNLSSQHSTWPVLLAIYNLPPYVCMKRKYLMLSLLISGPKEPGNDLDVYLAPLIDDLRTLWDEGVEVFDAYQNSVFNLKAMLLCTISDFPAYGNLCGHTVHGKEACPLCGEDVDSCYLKFSKKQAFVGYRRFLDEDHFYRRQQKPFNGKPEHRPCPKILSRHDVYERVKDIKITYGKKGSKLASRGYKKMSPFFERLPYWRELSIRHCLEVMHIEKNVCDNIINTLLNVPNKSKYNTTARKDMMDMKIRPELAPQEEGVRIYLPSAAHTLSKKEKIEFCECLHGVKVPEGYSSNISSLVSMRDLRLNGLKSHDCHVLMQQLLAVAIRSILPKKVRYAITRFCFFFNAICNKVIDSAELDELQNLIVTSLCQFEITRLENG; this comes from the coding sequence ATGGATCGTACGTGGATGATGGATGGGAAAAGAGGTGATCCTACATATGATGCtagtttagctgaattttatgaattcgttagaAAGAATGTGAAAGACACGTCTAATATGCCATGTCCTTGTGATATGTGTCTGAATATTAAATATATGAGTTTCTCGGAAGTTAAAATACATTTAGAAAAGAATAATTTTAATCCAAAGTATAGACGTTGGAGGTTTCATGGGGAGTCTACAGTGATACAAAGAGTGGAAGAAGAAATTGATGTTCAGTCAAGAGCGATTGAGATTGATTGGGAAACTCTTCCTATGGAAAACGGTATCGGCTCATTGGATCATTCGGATTGGGATACGTATTCTTGTGATATGAATTCTACTGACGAGTTTGATGATAATGAGTTAGAAACAATATTGAGAGACAGGATAAGTGAAGACAATGTAGAAGAAGATAACCCTGACCTAGATCTCGTTGATAAAGATGACATTCTAGGTGAAGATGAAGATCCCGATGTTACTAATTTAGATGACATCACAAGAATTGTATTAGAAAAGTTAAAAGACTCCGAAATGCCTCTCTATAAGAATTGTAAGAATTATACAAAATTGTCAGCTGTTGTTAAGCTGTATAATTTGAAAGCAAAAAATGGATGGAGTGATAGAAGTTTTATTGACCTCCTCGAATTATTGAAGGACATGATTCCAGAGGATAATGTTCTTCCTAATCGTACCTATGCGGCAAAGAAGATACTTAGAGGAATTGGTATGAAATATGTGAAGATTCATGCATGTCCTAATGATTGTATATTATATCGCAAGGAATATGAGAATTTGTCTCATTGTCCAGTTTGTAATGAATGGCGATATAAAAAGAAGGAGGGGATCCCAGTAAAAgttttgtggtattttccaataatacctaGGTTGCGAAGACTCTTTGCGAATAAGGAAGATGCAAAGTTGTTAACATGGCATAATTCTACAAAAGCTAATGATGGCAAATTGAGACACCCCGCTGATGGTTTAGAGTGGAAACACATTGATGCCAAGTATCCCGAATTCGGGAAAGAACCCAGAAATCTTCGACTTGCACTCTCTACTGACGGGATGAATCCTTATGGGAATTTAAGTAGTCAACATAGCACTTGGCCTGTACTCTTAGCTATTTACaatttacctccatatgtgtgcatgaaaagaaaatatttgatgTTGTCCTTATTGATTTCCGGTCCTAAGGAGCCGGGTAATGATTTAGATGTTTACTTGGCGCCTCTAATTGATGATTTGAGAACATTGTGGGATGAAGGGGTAGAAGTATTTGATGCCTACCAAAATAGTGTTTTCAATTTGAAAGCTATGTTATTATGCACTATATCTGATTTTCCTGCATACGGTAATCTTTGTGGTCATACTGTTCATGGCAAAGAGGCATGCCCCTTGTGTGGGGAAGATGTAGATTCTTGCTATTTGAAGTTTTCTAAAAAGCAAGCTTTCGTAGGATACCGTAGATTTTTGGATGAAGATCATTTTTATCGTAGGCAACAAAAACCGTTCAATGGAAAACCTGAACATCGTCCATGTCCTAAGATATTAAGTCGTCATGATGTATATGAAAGGGTGAAAGATATTAAAATTACATATGGGAAGAAGGGTTCTAAATTAGCATCTCGTGGATACAAGAAAATGTCTCCTTTTTTTGAGCGACTCCCATATTGGCGGGAACTCTCCATAAGACATTGTTTGGAAGTTATGCATATTGAAAAAAATGTTTGTGACAATATTATCAACACTCTTTTGAATGTCCCAAATAAGTCAAAATACAACACGACGGCTAGGAAGGATATGATGGATATGAAAATTCGACCGGAGTTGGCCCCGCAAGAGGAGGGAGTACGGATTTATTTGCCTTCTGCTGCCCATACACTCTCTAAAAAGGAAAAAATAGAGTTTTGTGAGTGTTTGCATGGTGTTAAAGTGCCTGAGGGATATTCTTCAAATATTAGTAGCCTCGTGTCAATGCGAGATCTCAGGCTTAATGGTCTAAAGTCTCACGACTGTCATGTTTTGATGCAACAGTTACTAGCAGTGGccattcgttccattttacctaaaAAGGTTCGATATGCCATAACTAGGTTCTGTTTCTTCTTCAATGCCATATGCAACAAAGTTATTGATTCTGCAGAGTTAGATGAATTGCAAAATCTGATTGTCACTTCTCTTTGCCAATTCGAAATTACTAGGTTAGAAAATGGTTGA
- the LOC141586371 gene encoding chlorophyllide a oxygenase, chloroplastic: protein MTAFAAASASALFLPFSLSRPSKLFPKKVRASIGVFALLGEDSGGSIDKKTWGALFDVEDPRPKALVSKGKILDVNQALEVARYDIQYLDWRARQDLLTIMILHEKVVDVLNPLARDYKSIGTLKKDLAGLQDELSQAHKQVHISEARVSAALDKLAYMEQLVHDRLLQDRTADSDQTQASASTSAQSLESVERKVPQKRLNVSGPVKSYNPKLKNYWYPVAFTTDLKDDTMIPIDCFDESWVIFRGQDGKPGCVKNTCAHRACPLDLGSVNEGRIQCPYHGWEYSTDGKCEKMPSTRLVDVRIKALPCFEQEGMIWIWPGNEPPAATIPSLEPPEGFIIHAEIVMELPIEHGLLLDNLLDLAHAPFTHTSTFAKGWSVPSLVKFLTPVSGLEGYWDPYPIDMEFKPPCMVLSTIGISKPGKLEGQSTKQCSTHLHQLHVCLPSSKNKTRLLYRMSLDFAPILKHVPFMHYLWRHFAEKVLNEDLRLVLGQQERMLKGENVWNWPVAYDKLGVRYRQWREAVERGDKRIPFTK, encoded by the exons ATGACCGCCTTTGCCGCCGCTTCCGCCTCCGCTTTGTTTCTCCCTTTCTCTCTTTCCCGCCCTTCTAAACTTTTTCCCAAAAAG GTAAGAGCAAGTATTGGTGTGTTTGCTTTGCTTGGAGAGGATAGTGGTGGGTCTATTGATAAAAAAACATGGGGTGCTCTATTTGATGTTGAGGATCCTAGACCAAAAGCACTTGTATCTAAAGGCAAGATTTTGGATGTCAATCAAGCTTTAGAAGTTGCTAGGTATGATATCCAATATTTGGATTGGCGAGCTCGGCAAGATCTTCTTACTATTATGATCCTCCATGAAAAG GTTGTTGATGTTCTAAACCCGCTTGCCCGTGATTATAAGTCTATCGGCACATTGAAAAAGGATCTAGCAGGATTGCAAGATGAGCTTTCACAAGCTCATAAACAG GTTCATATTTCAGAAGCAAGGGTCTCGGCTGCTCTAGATAAACTAGCTTATATGGAACAACTGGTTCATGATCGGTTGTTACAAGACAGGACGGCCGATTCTGATCAAACGCAGGCTTCAGCTAGCACTTCCGCACAATCTTTGGAATCTGTTGAGAGAAAAGTCCCTcagaaaagattaaatgtatcTGGTCCAGTCAAGTCTTACAATCCCAAATTGAAGAACTACTGGTATCCTGTTGCCTTTACTACAGACTTGAAGGATGATACCATG ATCCCAATTGATTGTTTTGACGAATCATGGGTCATATTCCGTGGGCAAGATGGCAAGCCGGGGTGTGTCAAGAACACTTGTGCACATAGAGCATGCCCTCTTGACCTAGGTTCTGTCAACGAGGGTCGCATCCAATGTCCTTATCACG GATGGGAGTACTCAACAGACGGAAAATGTGAGAAAATGCCATCGACAAGGTTAGTGGATGTCAGAATAAAAGCATTGCCTTGCTTTGAGCAGGAAGGAATGATCTGGATTTGGCCAGGAAATGAGCCCCCAGCTGCCACCATTCCGTCTCTAGAACCTCCCGAGGGGTTTATAATTCACGCGGAG ATAGTGATGGAACTTCCAATAGAACACGGGCTTCTACTAGATAACCTACTTGACCTAGCACATGCTCCATTCACCCATACTTCCACATTTGCCAAAGGATGGAGTGTCCCAAG CTTAGTGAAATTCCTGACTCCCGTATCTGGACTTGAAGGATACTGGGACCCCTATCCGATAGATATGGAGTTCAAACCACCATGTATGGTGCTGTCGACGATAGGAATCTCAAAACCAGGAAAACTAGAGGGACAAAGTACTAAGCAGTGTTCTACCCATCTTCACCAACTTCATGTTTGTTTACCATCATCAAAAAACAAAACGAGGCTGCTTTACAGAATGTCATTGGATTTCGCTCCAATATTGAAGCACGTTCCCTTCATGCACTACTTGTGGAGGCATTTTGCTGAGAAG GTGCTAAATGAGGATCTGAGACTAGTCCTAGGGCAGCAAGAACGGATGCTGAAAGGGGAAAACGTGTGGAACTGGCCTGTGGCATATGATAAACTAGGGGTCAGGTATAGGCAATGGAGGGAAGCGGTGGAGCGAGGTGACAAACGCATTCCTTTTACCAAATGA
- the LOC141586372 gene encoding uncharacterized protein LOC141586372, translated as MAKGGKAESKKDNGAIGAVYMVTLLLWIMWLLFEIIVNKRSHFITILSAFLFFQLANLLIRLSVSRDSVVVNTAVSLLHSALSSSFVLFILLSRWRANPASELFEHDQLVRNTWPWAYTALCVSSGYFAYDQWDMLYYRLYTGPFPSILAHHFILLLCFSLALYRNVTINYLILTLICELHSVFLHVRKLRRMAGIRNAESGIVKVEWVLNWFTFIFARLIPHALILIKLVRDASKFDKGIELPLALFGMIGMNALNIGLGIDLLSAYKKESSPPHNHRSD; from the exons ATGGCAAAAGGAGGAAAAGCAGAGAGTAAAAAAGACAATGGAGCGATAGGTGCGGTTTATATGGTCACGCTGCTGCTCTGGATAATGTGGCTATTGTTCGAGATAATCGTCAATAAAAGAAGCCATTTTATCACAATACTCTCCGCTTTCCTATTCTTTCAACTCGCAAACCTGCTAATCCGCTTGTCCGTCTCCCGTGACTCTGTCGTTGTCAATACCGCTGTCTCCCTTCTCCACTCCGCTCTTTCCTCTTCTTTTG TTCTGTTCATTTTGTTAAGCCGGTGGCGTGCAAACCCGGCTTCAGAGTTATTTGAGCATGACCAACTTGTTCGAAATACTTGGCCATGGGCATACACTGCCCTCTGTGTATCTTCTGGTTATTTTGCATATGATCAGTGGGATATGCTGTACTATCGCCTCTACACCGGTCCCTTCCCTTCGATCCTTGCTCATCATTTCATTCTTCTACTTTGCTTCTCACTCGCTCTCTATCGTAATGTCACTATCAATTATCTCATTCTTACGCTCATCTGTGAG TTGCATTCCGTGTTTCTGCACGTGAGAAAATTAAGACGGATGGCTGGGATTCGAAATGCTGAGAGTGGAATAGTGAAGGTAGAATGGGTTCTGAACTGGTTCACCTTCATTTTTGCTCGACTAATACCTCATGCACTGATACTGATCAAACTTGTAAGAGACGCCTCCAAGTTCGACAAGGGTATAGAACTTCCTCTTGCCTTATTTGGGATGATTGGCATGAATGCTCTCAACATCGGGCTAGGAATCGACCTCTTAAGTGCTTACAAGAAGGAGAGCAGTCCTCCACATAATCATCGAAGTGACTGA
- the LOC141586373 gene encoding uncharacterized protein LOC141586373, translating into MMEIADTEMGACKECPSDIQSPEGISKTTGNEIDREGVKKGVQSLVDEDTQEELSHEAANDRGAFEANGSHQDDDVNLIFLREKLSAALQKVSIKDELVKQHSKVAEEAVLGWEKAEKETAALKQQLNAAVESKSALESRVSHLDEALKECVRQLRLGREEQEMSITQAVAERTVNLEAAKTKLEDRLVELQRMVETCSASSTDLELQDKIESLERENIYLKQHLQTLCEELEVRSIERDLSTKAAETASKQHLESINKVARLEAECRKLKSLSRMSSSNNRAASSYVDSLTDGQSGSWASSVLVPELDQSKSEKVVDKSLHSSKEINLMDDFLEMERLAGLPDTRPRVLDDCNQPFEKPFSGKENELKAELNSLEENLRRVEGDKAELELALAQTQSCLDNSEVQLREAQIKLDQLEGDLQGVIEGEQFYKAKADSLEEEAKLMSSQLMSLRGEMTRERALSEEKESRIEQLEGELKEKEEEVKLKDVALAETRVWLEMSEAQLRETETKVKERALSEEKASRIEQLEGELKEKGEEMKLKDEALAETRVWLEVLEAQLKETEAKVKERALSEEKASRIEQLEGELKEKEDEVKLKDVALSETRVLLEMSEAQLRETEAKVKELEKDLHKAIEEKESLNSELDNVRAQIDSTSEAQMRETEAKVKELEKDLHKAIEEKESLNSELDNVLAQVDSTSTQIDSLTRQVREKQCLEVQFSTKVKEVERLSLENESLNRKVQKEEALVAELSTQVKELERELQQKRVELEAQQRAQSDPERKIKQEELAAAAAGKLADCQKTIASLGSQLNSLAALEDFLIDTACIPPAPLMADRRNSDDPWKLHSNDTFLAEKRLEAFASHGRGDPQASSVSSSFFLNHSDHDKIENGFAKYFSVSRN; encoded by the exons ATGATGGAAATTGCAGACACTGAAATG GGAGCCTGCAAGGAATGTCCATCTGATATTCAGTCACCAGAAGGGATATCTAAAACCACAGGTAATGAAATTGACAGAGAAGGAGTGAAGAAGGGCGTACAGAGTTTAGTGGATGAGGACACTCAGGAAGAACTATCGCATGAAGCTGCGAATGATAGGGGTGCTTTTGAAGCCAATGGCAGTCACCAAGATGACGACGTAAATCTGATTTTTCTGAGAGAAAAGCTGTCTGCAGCTCTGCAAAAAGTCAGCATCAAAGATGAATTGGTTAAGCAGCATTCTAAAGTTGCTGAGGAAGCTGTCTTAG GATGGGAAAAGGCTGAAAAGGAAACAGCTGCCTTGAAGCAGCAGTTGAACGCAGCAGTTGAGAGCAAGTCAGCCTTGGAATCCCGGGTAAGCCATCTTGACGAAGCTTTGAAAGAATGTGTCAGGCAACTTAGACTCGGAAGGGAGGAGCAAGAGATGAGTATCACTCAAGCTGTGGCTGAGAGAACTGTTAATTTGGAAGCTGCCAAAACCAAGCTTGAGGATCGCCTTGTCGAGCTACAGAGAATGGTGGAAACTTGTAGTGCGAGTAGTACTGATCTGGAACTCCAAGACAAGATAGAATCCTTGGAGAGAGAAAATATCTATCTTAAGCAGCACCTGCAAACACTATGCGAGGAGCTGGAGGTCAGGAGCATTGAGAGGGATCTGAGTACTAAAGCCGCGGAAACAGCAAGTAAGCAACATCTAGAGAGCATAAACAAGGTAGCCAGGCTTGAGGCTGAATGCCGAAAGCTCAAATCACTATCTAGAATGTCCTCCAGCAACAATCGTGCTGCTTCGTCCTATGTTGACTCTCTCACAGACGGCCAATCAGGCTCATGGGCTTCTTCGGTTTTAGTTCCTGAACTTGATCAATCCAAGAGTGAGAAGGTGGTTGacaaaagcttgcattcatccAAGGAAATCAATCTTATGGATGATTTCCTTGAAATGGAGCGGCTTGCTGGCTTGCCTGATACCAGACCCCGGGTCCTTGATGATTGCAATCAGCCCTTTGAGAAGCCATTTTCAGGCAAAGAAAACGAATTAAAAGCTGAGCTCAACTCACTCGAAGAGAATTTACGCAGAGTGGAAGGGGATAAGGCTGAACTAGAACTGGCTTTAGCCCAAACTCAGAGTTGCTTGGATAACTCAGAAGTTCAGCTGAGAGAAGCCCAAATTAAATTGGATCAACTGGAGGGAGATCTACAGGGGGTCATCGAAGGAGAGCAGTTCTATAAGGCGAAGGCTGATAGTCTTGAGGAAGAAGCAAAGTTGATGTCATCTCAATTAATGTCCCTACGTGGAGAAATGACTAGAGAGCGGGCTTTATCAGAAGAAAAAGAGTCCAGGATTGAACAATTGGAGGGAGAGCTGAAAGAGAAGGAAGAGGAAGTAAAATTGAAAGATGTAGCTTTAGCTGAAACACGGGTTTGGTTGGAGATGTCTGAAGCTCAGCTCAGGGAGACTGAGACAAAGGTCAAGGAGCGGGCTTTATCAGAAGAAAAAGCGTCCAGGATTGAACAATTGGAGGGAGAGCTGAAAGAGAAGGGAGAGGAAATGAAATTGAAAGATGAAGCTTTAGCTGAAACACGGGTTTGGTTGGAGGTATTAGAAGCTCAGCTGAAAGAGACTGAGGCAAAGGTCAAGGAGCGAGCTTTATCAGAAGAAAAAGCGTCCAGGATTGAACAATTGGAGGGAGAGCTGAAAGAGAAGGAAGATGAAGTGAAACTGAAAGATGTAGCTTTATCTGAAACGCGGGTTTTGTTGGAGATGTCAGAAGCTCAGTTAAGGGAGACTGAGGCGAAGGTCAAGGAGCTTGAAAAAGACCTCCACAAGGCAATTGAAGAAAAGGAGTCCCTTAATTCAGAACTTGATAATGTCCGAGCACAAATAGATTCCACGTCAGAAGCTCAGATGAGGGAGACTGAGGCGAAGGTCAAGGAGCTTGAAAAAGACCTCCACAAGGCAATTGAAGAAAAGGAATCCCTCAATTCAGAACTTGATAATGTCCTAGCACAAGTAGATTCCACATCTACTCAGATCGATTCCTTGACTCGGCAAGTGCGTGAAAAACAGTGCCTGGAAGTACAGTTTTCCACGAAAGTTAAGGAAGTAGAAAGGTTGTCACTTGAAAATGAATCATTGAATCGGAAAGTCCAAAAAGAAGAGGCATTGGTTGCAGAACTTTCCACTCAAGTCAAAGAACTAGAGCGAGAGCTTCAGCAAAAGAGGGTGGAGCTTGAAGCTCAGCAAAGAGCGCAGTCTGATCCAGAAAGGAAGATAAAACAG GAGGAACTTGCAGCAGCAGCAGCGGGAAAGTTGGCTGATTGTCAGAAGACAATAGCGTCTCTTGGAAGCCAGCTGAATTCTCTAGCAGCATTGGAAGACTTTCTGATTGATACAGCATGTATACCACCTGCACCATTGATGGCGGATAGACGTAATAGTGATGACCCATGGAAGCTTCATTCAAATGATACGTTCTTAGCCGAGAAGAGGTTAGAGGCATTTGCAAGTCACGGCAGAGGGGACCCACAAGCATCATCTGTGTCATCTTCTTTCTTCCTGAATCATTCTGATCATGacaaaattgagaatggttttGCTAAATATTTTTCAGTTAGCAGGAACTGA